The Proteiniphilum propionicum genome contains the following window.
TGGTTATAACGTCAGATATAATATTTTAATGTGCAATTTACAGAATTTTTGTGATAAATATTCTTATGAATTTAATTTTTAATCTGAATTGAGAGCCACTTCAGTCTTTTATATCATCAAAATGGTTGTCTGAGGACAAAAACCGTGAGAATTGTGTACATTTGCACTCTGTTGTGAAAATAATCAAAAGAGGAAAAAGATGGTTTACAGGTATGATTTTCTGGTAATTGGTTCAGGTATTGCCGGAATGAGCTTTGCACTGAAAGTGGCAAAGCAGGGAAGAGTGGCAATTGTAGCGAAAAATTCGCTTGAGGATGCAAATACATTTTATGCACAGGGAGGAATAGCTTCGGTAACAAATCCATGGGACAATTTTGAGAAACATATCGCTGATACACTTGACGCCGGTGGTGGCCTCTGTGATGTTCGTGTAGTGGAGAAAGTGGTTCGTGAAGCACCCGCTCAAATAAAGGAGTTGATTAGCTGGGGGGTGGATTTCGATAAAGACGACAAGGGAAATTTCGACCTTCATCGAGAAGGCGGCCATTCTGAATTTCGAATACTTCATCATAAAGACAGTACCGGAGCGGAAATACAGGTAAGTTTGATAGAAGCTGTCCGGAATCATCCCAATATTGATGTGTTAGATCATCATTTCGCTATAGAAATACTTACTCAGCATCATTTAGGACAGGTGGTAACGCGTCATACACCCGGTATTGAGTGTTACGGAGCCTATATCCTTGATCAGGATACCAACGAAATTGATACATTCCTTTCGCGTGTTACAATGATGGCTACCGGTGGTATCGGGTCGGTCTATCAAACAACAACCAATCCGCTTGTTGCTACAGGTGATGGCATTGCTATGGTAGCACGGGCAAAGGGTGAGATAAAAGGAATGGAGTTTGTGCAGTTTCATCCCACGGCACTTTATCATCCCGGAGCACGTCCTTCTTTTCTTATAACAGAGGCTATGCGAGGTTATGGGGGGATACTAAAAACGATTGAGGGTAAGGAGTTTATGCATAAATATGATAAACGGGGGTCACTCGCGCCTCGCGATATAGTAGCAAGGGCAATTGATACGGAGATGAAAGAACGTGGTTATGAACATGTTTATTTGGATGTTACACATAAAGACCCTGAAGAGACCCGTAATCACTTTCCAGGCATCTACAAAAAATGTCTCTCCTATAGTATAGATATTACAAAAGATATGATTCCGGTTGCTCCCGCTGCGCATTATTTGTGCGGAGGTATAAAGGTCAATATAAACGGAGAAACAAGCATTGGCCGTTTGTATGCAAACGGAGAGTGTGCCTGTACCGGCCTTCATGGTGCTAACAGGCTTGCCTCCAACTCGTTAATAGAGGCAGTTGTTTTTGCTGACGCAGCAGCCAGGCATTCGCTCCCTCTCTTCAAAAAATTTGGGTTTCAGGAGAATATACCGCCATGGAATGCAGAAGGGACAACATCACCTGAAGAGATGGTGCTTATTACGCAGAGTTATAAGGAGGTAGGGCAGATTATGTCGTCTTATGTGGGAATAGTACGTTCAGATCTTCGTCTGCAGCGTGCATTGGACAGGTTGGATATTCTGTTCAGGGAGACAGAGGATTTTTTCCAGCGCTCAGTAGTGTCACGCGATATTTGTGAATTGCGTAATATTATAAAAGTGGGTTATATGGTCATTAAACAGGCCATGGCCAGAAAGGAGAGTAGGGGATTGCACTTTACAATAGATTACCCTTTTCAGGATCCGGACTCTGTCCTTTAATGCCATATTGATTTATTTGATAGATGGAGAGAAACAGTACAAGATGAAAAAAGGAAGAATGAAGAAAACCATTAACATAAAAGGAGAGTTGATAGATCTCTCCACACCATTGGTGATGGGGATTGTAAATATTACTCCAGATTCTTTTTTCTCCGGAAGCAGAAAGAACTCGGAAACCGAGATTATAGAAAGGTGCCATCAGATACTTGAAGAGGGTGGAACCATTATCGATATAGGGGCACAGTCCACTACCCCGGCTTCTTCTTTCCTAACGGCAAATGAGGAGGCTGGAAGACTGATGCCTGCACTGAAGTTGGTGCGAAATGAATTTCCCGATGCCATAATCTCCGTTGATACCTTTCATGCTGATGTGGCAAAGCAATCGGTAGAGAAGTATGGAGTGAACATAATAAATGATATTTCGGGGGGCCAGATAGATAGCCGCATGTTCCCGGTTGTGGCAGAACTGAATGTGCCTTATATACTTATGCATATGAGAGGAGTACCTCAAACAATGCAACAGTTTACAGATTATGAAAATTTTATTCAGGAGATTCTCTACTATTTTTCAGAACGCAAGGCAAAGCTGAATCTCCTTGGAGTTAACGATATAATTATTGATCCGGGTTTCGGATTTAGTAAAACCCTATCTCAAAACTATGAATTGATGGCTTATCTGAAATATTTTCATATCTTTGAAGAGCCGATACTGGTAGGTATATCGAGAAAGTCGATGATCTACAAGTTGCTCCAATCCACTCCGGAAGGAAGTCTAAACGGCACATCAGTGCTTAATACAGTTGCCCTGCTCTCCGGTGCCTCTTTCTTACGGGTTCACGATGTGAAAGAGGCTGTGGAATGCATAAGAATTGTCGGGAAGATAGCAGAATTTGACACATAATTTGTATGTTTGCACACTTCGGAATAAAAGATTTCATAGACGTACTTCTGGTAGCGTTTCTTCTTTATTACCTCTTCAGGCTGGTAAAAATTTCCGGCTTACGTCCTCTGTTCATTGGGATTCTGGTGTTTATGGTGATCTGGATTCTGGTGTCTCGAGTTTTCAATATGGTTCTGCTAGGTTCCATTCTCGATCAGTTTGTGAGTGTGGGATTGTTCTTGCTTGTAATTCTTTTCCAGGATGAGATACGCCGTTTTCTGATGTCTTTAGGATCTAAAAGAGGATGGAATTTCATCACCAAGCTGTTTTTTCCAAGTGAAAAGCAGAAGAAAGACAACTCTCATCTTACTGCTATAGTGCTTGCCTGCATGAATATGTCGAGAGCCAATACCGGTGCACTTATAGCTATTCAGGGCGACATTCATTTGGGACTTTATGAACAGACTGGAGAAATTGTGAATGCTGATATATCATCGCGGCTAGTAGAGAATATTTTTTTTAAAAACAGTCCATTGCACGATGGCGCAATGATTGTTGTAGGAACAAAAATCAAGGCTGCCGGATGCATACTGCCCATTTCTCAAAATCCAAATATTCCAACTCATCTAGGGTTGAGGCATAGAGCCGGGTTAGGCATCTCACAGGAGACTGATGCTAAAGTTATCATTGTTTCAGAAGAGAGGGGTAAGATTTCATTTGCTTCACAGGGACGCCTGAAGATGAATATTTCTCCAGAAGACCTTCAACGCTTGTTGATAGAGGAATAAAAGGATGATATTAAAAGAACTGTCAATAATAAATTATAAGAACCTTGCCCAGGCAGAACTGCAATTTTCTCCGAAGATAAACTGTTTTATAGGTGACAATGGAATGGGGAAAACAAACTTGCTTGATGCGGTCTATTACCTGTCGTTCTGCAGAAGTTATACCAATCCTGTCGATTCTCAGATTATCAAGCATGATGAGGATGTATGCATGTTGCAGGGAAGATACGAGTTCGAAGATGCTTCGAATGAAGAGATATATTGTGGAATACGTAGAAGGCAGAAAAAGCAGTTTAAGCGTAACAAGAAGGAGTATGAAAGGCTTTCTGATCATATTGGCTTGATTCCTCTGGTAATGGTGTCTCCGGCCGATAACGAACTGATTACCGGGGTAAGCGAAGTGCGCCGCAAGTTTATGGACATTGCCGTATCCCAGTTTGATAAAGAGTATCTTCGTGCACTGGTAAGATATACGAAAGCTCTGCAGCAAAGGAATGTGCTTCTGAAAAACGAAGAGAGGTATATAGATTTTACCTTGCTTGAACTCTGGGAAGATCAAATGGTTGAAGATGGCACATTCATTTACCGAAAGAGGAAAGATTTTATCAGGGAATTTACACCTATCTTCAACGATTTTTACTCCCGGATCAGTCAATCGGGTGAGAGTGTTTCATTCGATTATATTTCTCCGTTAAATGATGGTGATTTTAGCAAAATGCTATACTCAAACCGGCAGCGTGACATAATACTTGGGCACACTACTGTGGGTGTACACCGTGATGAGCTTGAGATGCTGTTAAATGGTTACCCCATAAAAAAAGTGGGCTCTCAAGGTCAGAACAAAACATATTTTGTATCACTCAAGTTGGCACAATTTCATTTTCTGTTGCAAACAGGGAATACTACTCCAATATTGTTGCTCGATGATATTTTCGACAGGCTTGATGCCAACAGGGTGGAAGAGATTGTTAAACTTGTTTCGGGCCCTGGGTTTGGACAAATTTTCATATCTGACACCAATAGAGGCTCGCTTGATAAAATTCTGGAAAGGATACATAATTCATCTCAAATTTTCTCAGTAGTAGACGGAGAGATAAAACCTATGAATGATTAAGATCGCATGTTGAAGAAAAATACACAACCTTTATCGAAGGCACTTTCAGACTTTTTTGAAGAAAACAGTGCCTTGAAGAACAAGATGGCTGAACACCGCGCCATAAGAGGGTGGGGTGAAGTCCTGGGAGAGGCTGTGTCAAAATATACCGGAAATGTATATTTCAATCGGGGTGTCCTCTATGTGCAACTTACATCGGCTGTTCTTCGTGCAGAGCTGTTGATGAACAAGGAGGGGCTGATTAAAAAATTAAACGATCATGCCGGGCTTCCAATTATAAGGGATATTGTGATCAGATAAAAATTTGTGTTCTTTGTATCACTGCGTTTCATTAACTATCTGAAACCGGTGACAGTATGCATTATTCGTTACATAAATGGTATTTCTGTGTGACATAACTCCTGCGATGTTGACTGGCATAAGACCACTAATCAGCTCTTTTCTGAACTCGCCTTCAAATAAGAACACTCTCTTTTTTCAACAATAGCTATCAGGGGATGGTGTGGGTTAGAAAAATGCTGAAATACCGAGATAAAGCCCGCTTGGATGAGGTGAATTGGTGTGTTGCATCAAGTCGTAGTTTAATGTTACATGCGAACTTTCAAGCCTGAATCCGGCACCTGCTACCAGTGACGGCGCGTATCCCCTGCTAGAAATGGATTCTTCATGTGATTCGGGCCTTAATTCAGACCAGGTGTAGTTTATCTCCGGCTGTATGAATATTGTGATAAAACGTACAGGGTAAAAATAACCAAATACGTTTGCCCCAAGCAGATTGTTTTTTATTTCATAATCATACGTTTTTGACCTTTTGTAATAATATTTAATCCCGGCTCCTGCCATTAAATGGTTGTTGAATTGATATCCCAGCTGAGGGCCTAGTCCAATATTTGTGAAGTTATGGCTTATCGAAAGGCCAAAGTCTGCACCAAAAAGAAGTTTACTTTTATCGAATGCCGGTATGTGGTTATCTTTATTATCTCTGCTTGCTGAATGATATGTTTTATTATCCGTCTTTTTTCGTTGTTGGTAGAGATGGATATTGCGTTCGTCATTCGGAGATACTCTGATTGTATCGTAAGTGATAATCTGTGCTTTAGCTGTCAGTGGAAAAATCAGTAATAAAATTAAATAGAACTTTTGCATAATCAGATCTCAGTTTTTTTAGGGATGTTCAAAAATCACTACCCTGTTCAAGTATTGTTGAAATTAGATTTAAATAACTTATTAAAGTGGGCTCATTCATTAAACCTTCGCAAATTGCTAAAACATATCACCAGTTATAGCTGCGAAAGTTAAGCAAATAAAAAAGAAGTTGAACACAGGCCCAACTTCTATATTTTTAGATTTTTGCTGACCGGATTACTCGGCCGGCGTTCCCTCTTCGGGTGTAGGCTGAGCAGGCACCTGTGAAGGAACAGGCATACCCGGGGCCACATCCGGAGCTGTTGATGGGCTAAGCGGTGCAGTTTGCTGCACTTCTACCTGTGATTGTGGAGCATTTGTGCGTGAGGCTGTGTATTTAGCCGTTAAGATGCTAAGAACAATCACAATACCGGCCAGTGTCCAGGTGAATTTTTCCAGGAAGTCGGTCGTTTTCCGTACACCCATGATCTGGTTCGATGACGAGAAGCCGCTAGCAAGGCCTCCACCTTTCGATTTCTGTACCAAAACAGCCAGAATCATCAGGATGGACGCAAGCAAGATAAGGATTGTAATAAAAATATACATATTTTATTTGTTTTTTTTATTATCGTTAATAATCAATAACTCAAGAAAACGAATTTGGTCTGCAAAGTAAGCACTTTTTTTTGGAAAATTCAAACTTACTCTTTTAATTATTGTGAGTGCCTGCTCATATTTTTTCTGTTTGATGTATATTTTTGCCAGCGTTTCGGTCAGGAACTCACCTGTTTCATCTTCATCTTCATTTTCACTACCTGAGCTCAGAGCAATACTGTCCGGAACCTTTTCTCCTGGTATAAAAATTGCGTCATTTTCTGCTTTTTCTATAAAAGCATCTATGATATCGTGATGCTGAAGCTTTTGGCCTTTTGCCTGTTCAGTCACCATGTTAACACCCAGATGATTGAGATATGATAAATAGTCGGTAGAAACAATATTCAACTCTGCATCATCAATGCATGACTGTGACGGTTTACTCTTAGATAGAGATGAGAGAAACGACTCCAGCAGCTCCTCAGTCCTGTCGCCTGTCTCACAATCGGGCTTTTTCTGATTTGCCATAAGTCCTTTATAATCATCATTAAAAATATGGTAAAACAGTCTTTTTCTGTCTGCACACAGAATAGCTGTTCTTCCAAGTTCTTCGTTATACCTTTCATTATCTGTTACTTTAAGGTTCTTTGTAAGCAAAAGCCTTGAAGTTTGAAAATATGGGTATTCATTTATCACCTCTTCAAGTTTATCCAAAGTTGCGATATCCAGTGTGCCGGGATTGGAGATAAGAGTATACAGATCTTCTTTTTGCATATTGTTACCAGTTAGCCATTGTAGCATTAAATATCTGATCTATAATCTCATCAGTAAGCTCTTTAATAAGTTGATCCTGAACTGTATCGAACAAAGTATTACTGGGAAAGGTTCTGTTTGCAGAGAATCTCTCCTCAACTTCGGGAGCATCTGTCTTATTGTTCCTGAAACGCATCCTTACAGTCATGGTAAGTCGTGTTTCTGAAGCAAAAGCATCCTCTTGTACAGCCAAAGGTGTAAGCTCGTATCCCACTATCTCGCCCTCAATCTCCATATCGCCGTTCCTGTCAACCAGCTGAAGGCGCGTGTTGCGGGTGAACATATCCTTCATCTCTTCATTGAATCTTTGCTCAAGAGGTGGATACACCAGTGGAGCCTGATTGATGAAATGTCCTATATATAGCGTTTTGGTAAGATTATAATCTATAGAAGCTGTCCTGAAAGAGTAGGATATTTTGCATGAGTTCAATGCAAACAACAAAATGAGAATGTAAATACTCTGTTTCATACGATTAATCAGTTTTTTCCCTTTATAGATCTGAATTCAGAAGTGAGGAAGATGTAGGCTCTGATAGTTTGAAATCTGTTATGGTTAGTTGCTTTTTGATCTTATAGGTTGTACTCCTTGATTTTGCGATAAAGAGTACGTTCCGAGATACCCAAGTCGTTTGCGGCAAGTTTCCTCTTTCCGTTATGGCGTTCCAGTGCTTTAGCTATCATCTCTTTCTCTACCTCGCTGATTGATAATGCGGCCTCTTCATATTCAGTAGCTTCCTGGATATCATTCTTGTCGGGCTCGTCAATGGATATTTTTTGTGGGACAACTTCATATTTCATGGGTACTGACACCCTTTTATTGTCATTTGTAATAATTGACGACTGGTGGATATCGGAGGATGAGGAGTCGAAAGATGCTGAATGCTGAACGTGTGATGAATCTTTCATAATACTCTTAACTGCCTGTTTGAGATCGGTAATATCTTTTTTCATATCGAAAAGCACTTGGTAAAGAATCTCGCGTTCGTTTGCAAACAGTTTATGCTCCCTTCCCTGAATCTGGGAAACCGAAACAGGCAGCATGCCTACTTCGTTGTAAGGCAGATACTTCTGAAGGATATCAGTTGTGATCATGCGTTCTTGTTCGATGATCGAAACCTGTTCAGTTATATTTTTCAATTGACGGACATTGCCTGGCCAGCGATAGTTCTTCAGCATCTCCCTGCCATCTTCCGAAAGAGTGATGGGTGGCATCATATATTTTTCACTGCAGTCGCCTGCGAACTTACGGAACAGGAGAGGGATATCTTCTTTCCTGTCGCGCAACGGGGGGATGCGTATAGGCACCGAGTTCAGGCGATAATAGAGGTCTTCGCGAAATTTCCCTATCTCTACAGCTTTCACCATATCGAGGTTGGTGGCAGCGACTACACGAACATTACTTTTTTCAACCTTCGATGAGCCTACTTTTATAAACTCTCCGCTTTCCAGCACTCGGAGAAGGCGTGCCTGAGTTGAAAGAGGCAGTTCTCCTACTTCATCAAGGAAGAGTGTACCTCCATCGGCTACTTCAAAGTAGCCTTTCCTGGTTCCCGTAGCACCTGTGAAAGAGCCTTTTTCGTGTCCGAAAAGTTCCGAATCAATGGTCCCTTCGGGGATGGACCCGCAATTTATGGCAAAGTAGGGGCCATGCTTGCGGTTACTGTATTGATGTATGATCTGAGGAAAATTTTCTTTTCCGGTTCCGCTCTCTCCGGTGATAAGTACCGACAGGTCGGTTGGAGCCACCTGTAAGGCTACATCAATGGCACGATCAAGCATGGCATCATTGCCTATGATACCAAAACGTTGTTTCACCTGTTGTATTGAATGCTTTACCATAAGTGTGGCTGTTGTACTGTTTGAGATTAACAAAGATAGCAATTAATTTATTTTTTTCCTAAAGCGTATGTTTTTGCTTTCAGAAATTCTCCCAGGCTTTTAGTGTCATCTTCAAACAGTTCAATAACATCGGGTGTAATGGGTTCACCGAAGGTGATGACTATCTCTTTCCCTTTTTTGTTATACATTTCGTGGCATAACCTGAGGTTTCGGACTTTCCATCCGAATATTCTCGAAAAATAGAACGAAAGGCTGTTTCTGCCTGATATATGCATTGGGATAACGGGTACCTTTACCTTTTGAATAATCTTCAGTACAGCCGGCTGCCACTCCCGGTCTTCTATAACGATTTTCCCATTTTTTAAAACCATATTTGACACTGCTCCAGCAGGGAAAAAACCAAGCGGATACCCTTTCCGCACATGCGAAATGCTTTCTCTTATGCCGGCATAGGTGATACTGTTCTTTTCTGCATATTTCATCGGATTAACTGTAATAAAATTCTCTGCCATAGTGTCAATTAATCCCAGAATTACGTTTACCATCATTTTGTAATTCTCCACATGGCTGCCTACCGTCTCGATAGCTGCAATACCATCGATATGTCCGTAGGCATGATTTGATACAGTAATAAAAGGGCTGCCCTTGCAGTTATCCAGAATTTCCAAATTTTTGATAGTCCTGATAATTTCCAGATTATCCAAAACATCCTTGCAGAAAGCCGGGCCTGTAAGGTGTTTTGATCTATTGTAAATCTCATTCGGAACATGTAAGGCAGATATTTTTACACCAAAATCGATGATCTTATCTCCATATTTTCCACGGAACACGGGATGCAGCTTCCTCAGGTCTTCGCGGCTAATTAATGCATCTTTCATATCCTGTCTATTTAATTCAATTGCCACGTCAAAAAGATGATGTGGCAATTGAGTGATAAAAACATATGACTGTTATGCTATATTAGGTGAGTTCTTTAATAAGGTTTATTATATCTTTACCTATCTCTTCTGCCTCCTCCATAGAGTGTGCCTCAGAGTAAACGCGTATAATTGGTTCAGTATTGGACTTTCTCAAGTGGACCCATTTGTCCGGAAAATCTATCTTCACTCCATCGATATCAGTTACCTGCTGGTCGCTGAATTTTTCTTTCATCTTTTCAAGAACAGAGTCAGTATCTATTTCGGGTGTGAGTTCTACCTTCTGTTTAGCCATATAGTATGAGGGATATATCTTTTTCAGCTCAGATGGTTTCTTACCCGATTTAGCGAGGTGTGTAAGAAAAAGAGCAACACCAACAAGTGCGTCCCGTCCGTAGTGTGAGGCGGGATAGATAACCCCTCCGTTACCTTCTCCACCAATCACAGCGTTCACCTCTTTCATCCTGGCAACAACATTAACCTCACCAACGGCTGCCGCATGGTATTCTCCGCCTCTCTCAAGTGTGACATCTCTTAAGGCGCGGCTTGAGCTCAGGTTGGAGACAGTGTTGCCCGGAGTATTTTGCAAAACGTAGTCTGAAACGGCTACAAGTGTATACTCTTCGCCAAAAGGTTCACCATTTTCACAATAGATGGCAAGCCGGTCCACGTCAGGGTCAACCGCGAATCCAACGTTTGCCTTAGAGCTTCTTGTAAGTGAAGAGAGCTCTGTCAGGTGTTGAGGTAGTGGCTCAGGATTATGTGAGAAATTACCATGTGGTGCACAGTGAAGCTTAAATATCTCTTTAACTCCTAAGGCATAGAGTAATTCAGGGATTGCAATTCCTCCTACAGAGTTTACACAATCTATGGCTACACGGAAATTGGCAGCTTTAATAGCTTCTTTATCTACCAGTTCCAGGGACAGAACACTTTGAATATGTTCGTGAAGATATTGCTTCTGTGTAATTATACCCAGATCATCTACCTGAGAGAATGCAAAATCTTCTTCTTCGGCAATGGCGAGAATCTGTTGCCCCTCATCCGCATTAAGAAATTCCCCTTTGTTATTAAGGAGTTTCAGCGCATTCCACTGCTTTGGGTTATGACTAGCCGTGATAATTATTCCTCCGGAGGCGTTTTCCTTTATTACTGCTATCTCTGTTGTGGGGGTAGTAGCCATTCCAATATCAGTTACGTTGCAGCCCATCCCCATGAGGGCCCCAGTGACTATGCGGTGTACCATCTCACCTGAGATTCGGGCATCGCGGCCTACTACTATTACAGGTTTCTTCACCTGTAATGAATTTTTAATAAATGTTGCATAGGCAGCAGTAAACTTCACTATGTCGAGTGGAGTGAGGTTGTTTCCTGTTGCACCACCTATTGTCCCTCTGATGCCGGATATGGATTTAATCAATGTCATATGGATTCTGATTTTCTAAATTATATTGAACCTGAATGATGCGAAAAAAGATAATCTGACGTCCATTTTCTGTTTTAATGAATATTTCCGTCAGCCAATCACTTGTTTATATGATTTTCAAACCTGTATGAAACCTCATCGTAATATGTTGGTTGGTATTGAGACCTGTCGTAAGAAGATCCCACCTCGAAAGGCACAATCATTTTTACCTTTCCGTTATGGCCTATATATAACAGAGGCACAGCCCACGCCGGGGTTCCGTAGCTGTTCTTGTTAGATGAAGTAACAGGGCCTAAAAATTCAAGCTCTTCGGGGAAGGTGCTCTGAGAATTGGAATACCTTATAGTGTCGTTAGACATAAAATATTGCAACCCTTTGAAACGAATAAACACCTTCTCTCTCCACTGTACCCTCCACTGTTTGCTATCAGTTGTATCTCCGTAAGAGATTATGTTAAAGTAAACTCCTGTATTCGGATCTTTATAAAACTCTTTTTCTTCGAAATTGCCATTTTCAGGGAATTTGTCCAGGATAGCAAAATTGTTCTTTGCAATAAACAGGTTGATTGCCCTAGATTCATCTTTCAGGTAGTCGGCATACGACTTCCTGTCATTGCAAGAAATTATTAGAATCAGCAGCCCGATGAGCAAAAAAGGAATTATATTTATTTTCTTCATAAAATTAATTCAATATTAAAAAAATCCGTACACCGAAATCCAAGTTACAAAATTAAACAATCTACGTAAAAAACACATCTATTACACCGAAATAAACATTATCTATTCTTAAAAATGGGTTAAAGTTCGTTGTTGGCTTTTCGAAGCTTATCTTCATATGCTTTGAGTCCGTCTGAAAAAATACGAAGCGCCTCTTCTAATGAACCAATATGTTCTCCTCCTGAAGCATTCAGATGCCCACCACCGTTAAAGAATTCCGCTGCAAACTCGTTGCAAGGGAATG
Protein-coding sequences here:
- a CDS encoding 1-acyl-sn-glycerol-3-phosphate acyltransferase, whose amino-acid sequence is MKDALISREDLRKLHPVFRGKYGDKIIDFGVKISALHVPNEIYNRSKHLTGPAFCKDVLDNLEIIRTIKNLEILDNCKGSPFITVSNHAYGHIDGIAAIETVGSHVENYKMMVNVILGLIDTMAENFITVNPMKYAEKNSITYAGIRESISHVRKGYPLGFFPAGAVSNMVLKNGKIVIEDREWQPAVLKIIQKVKVPVIPMHISGRNSLSFYFSRIFGWKVRNLRLCHEMYNKKGKEIVITFGEPITPDVIELFEDDTKSLGEFLKAKTYALGKK
- a CDS encoding DUF4827 family protein, which codes for MKKINIIPFLLIGLLILIISCNDRKSYADYLKDESRAINLFIAKNNFAILDKFPENGNFEEKEFYKDPNTGVYFNIISYGDTTDSKQWRVQWREKVFIRFKGLQYFMSNDTIRYSNSQSTFPEELEFLGPVTSSNKNSYGTPAWAVPLLYIGHNGKVKMIVPFEVGSSYDRSQYQPTYYDEVSYRFENHINK
- the glmM gene encoding phosphoglucosamine mutase; the encoded protein is MTLIKSISGIRGTIGGATGNNLTPLDIVKFTAAYATFIKNSLQVKKPVIVVGRDARISGEMVHRIVTGALMGMGCNVTDIGMATTPTTEIAVIKENASGGIIITASHNPKQWNALKLLNNKGEFLNADEGQQILAIAEEEDFAFSQVDDLGIITQKQYLHEHIQSVLSLELVDKEAIKAANFRVAIDCVNSVGGIAIPELLYALGVKEIFKLHCAPHGNFSHNPEPLPQHLTELSSLTRSSKANVGFAVDPDVDRLAIYCENGEPFGEEYTLVAVSDYVLQNTPGNTVSNLSSSRALRDVTLERGGEYHAAAVGEVNVVARMKEVNAVIGGEGNGGVIYPASHYGRDALVGVALFLTHLAKSGKKPSELKKIYPSYYMAKQKVELTPEIDTDSVLEKMKEKFSDQQVTDIDGVKIDFPDKWVHLRKSNTEPIIRVYSEAHSMEEAEEIGKDIINLIKELT